From a region of the Citricoccus muralis genome:
- a CDS encoding sugar nucleotide-binding protein produces MSAPPPSQRTPGRTLLVGCGALGTRLGERLTADGGEVFALRRTTAGLPAAFTVLPVDLQAPVHTALPAVDAMVITLPPGGPVSAPLAGPAPGSEPAQNPGHDDGYLTSLRNLAAALPQVPPRVVLVSSTRVLGGHTHGRPLTEQDAPAPMGPRATTLLEGERLATELFDAIILRPAGIYGPGREMLLRKALEGAPVQYARRTNRIHEDDLVRTLHALLITEDPPRLLHAVDQAPAPLGEVITYIAHRLGVPPPPAIEPAEATGTVLDGARLLDFLGSLEHPTFQSGYGQLIAARGGTGSPEQS; encoded by the coding sequence ATGTCCGCTCCTCCCCCCTCCCAGCGCACCCCCGGCCGCACCCTGCTCGTGGGCTGCGGCGCCCTCGGCACCCGGCTCGGGGAGCGTCTGACCGCGGACGGCGGGGAGGTGTTCGCCCTGCGCCGCACCACGGCCGGGCTTCCCGCCGCTTTCACCGTCCTGCCGGTGGACCTGCAGGCGCCCGTGCACACCGCCCTGCCGGCCGTGGACGCCATGGTCATCACCCTGCCTCCCGGCGGTCCGGTGTCCGCCCCTCTGGCCGGCCCGGCGCCCGGCTCGGAGCCCGCCCAGAATCCCGGGCACGACGACGGCTACCTCACCTCGCTGCGGAACCTCGCCGCCGCTCTGCCGCAGGTCCCACCCCGCGTGGTCCTGGTCTCCTCCACCCGCGTGCTCGGCGGCCACACCCACGGCCGGCCCCTCACCGAGCAGGACGCGCCCGCCCCGATGGGCCCGCGCGCCACCACCCTGCTCGAGGGGGAGCGGCTGGCCACGGAACTCTTCGACGCCATCATCCTCCGCCCGGCCGGGATCTACGGGCCGGGGCGCGAGATGCTGCTGCGCAAGGCCCTGGAGGGCGCCCCGGTCCAGTACGCCCGCCGCACGAACCGCATCCACGAGGACGACCTGGTCCGCACCCTGCACGCCCTGCTCATCACGGAGGATCCGCCCCGCCTGCTGCACGCGGTGGACCAGGCACCGGCACCGCTCGGCGAGGTCATCACCTACATCGCCCACCGACTCGGGGTCCCGCCACCACCGGCCATCGAGCCAGCAGAGGCGACCGGCACTGTCCTGGACGGCGCGCGGCTCCTGGATTTCCTGGGCAGCCTGGAGCACCCCACGTTCCAGTCCGGCTACGGCCAGCTCATCGCCGCCCGGGGCGGGACAGGATCCCCGGAGCAGTCTTAG
- a CDS encoding MBL fold metallo-hydrolase, with protein MTATHRPSRRTVLGAGGAAAVAAPFFGVGAAAAAEPVLASAQTVPDDGMHLVTLGTAAGPAIRGTRHGIASAVVVDGLHYLVDFGLGMPRQAAEAGLTGNKLRQAFVTHLHSDHISELTAYMLYNWDTPVQGVTSRVGIMGPGRARLPRGIRPVVSPPQTGMRDVIQNLMRANAYDINIRTTDEARIPLDELFEGVDIELPRRPRADPDRNPVPDMEPFTIYEDDRVLVKATLVEHLPVFPSFGFRFETEYGVITFSGDTAETPNMVRLSQDADLLVHEVVNMDYYRDQDFTEEFLHHLESSHTTPEGIGRIAAEAGVKKVVVSHMAGVFSDADLAGIADTYDGPYTLAADRQLFSV; from the coding sequence ATGACCGCCACCCACCGCCCCTCGCGACGGACCGTCCTCGGCGCCGGGGGTGCGGCCGCCGTGGCCGCGCCATTCTTCGGAGTCGGAGCTGCCGCCGCAGCCGAACCGGTGCTCGCCTCAGCGCAGACGGTGCCTGATGACGGCATGCACCTGGTCACCCTCGGAACCGCTGCCGGACCGGCGATCCGCGGGACCCGGCACGGGATCGCGAGCGCCGTCGTCGTCGATGGGCTGCACTACCTGGTGGACTTCGGACTGGGAATGCCCCGCCAGGCTGCGGAGGCGGGCCTGACCGGCAACAAGCTGCGTCAGGCGTTCGTCACGCACCTGCATTCGGACCACATCTCCGAGCTGACCGCCTACATGCTCTACAACTGGGACACCCCGGTGCAGGGCGTCACCTCCCGGGTGGGGATCATGGGCCCCGGCCGCGCCCGCCTGCCCAGGGGCATCCGGCCGGTCGTCTCCCCGCCGCAGACCGGCATGAGGGACGTCATTCAGAACCTGATGCGCGCCAACGCCTATGACATCAACATCCGCACCACGGACGAGGCCCGGATCCCGCTCGATGAACTCTTCGAGGGCGTGGACATCGAGCTGCCCCGGCGCCCGCGGGCGGATCCGGACCGCAACCCCGTCCCGGACATGGAGCCGTTCACCATCTACGAGGACGACCGCGTGCTCGTGAAGGCCACCCTGGTGGAGCATCTGCCGGTGTTCCCGTCCTTCGGGTTCCGCTTCGAGACGGAGTATGGCGTGATCACCTTCTCCGGGGACACCGCCGAAACGCCCAACATGGTCCGCCTCAGCCAGGACGCCGACCTCCTGGTCCACGAGGTCGTGAACATGGACTACTACCGGGACCAGGACTTCACCGAGGAGTTCCTGCACCACCTGGAGTCCAGCCACACCACGCCCGAGGGGATCGGGCGGATCGCAGCTGAGGCCGGGGTCAAGAAGGTGGTGGTCAGCCACATGGCTGGCGTCTTCTCCGATGCCGACCTGGCCGGCATCGCCGACACCTACGACGGGCCCTACACCCTGGCCGCCGACCGGCAGCTCTTCAGCGTCTGA
- a CDS encoding SDR family oxidoreductase has product MTDTDNATSAPAAATPVTSDNTASRAASFSGRVAGKVVLISGAAQGMGASHARALAAAGASVVIGDLQAEAGTALAEEINASTGRRAAAFTPLNVTDFEGWTAAVGHCVREFGKLDVLVNNAGIYTPGNVEDATVEDWSRTIEIDLTGTFLGMKAAVPDLKQQETSSIINVSSIAGLVGFKNRAAYSAAKWGVQGLTKTSALDFGADGIRVNSIHPGSVETPLTAGLQRGFGQVPAGRAAQVEEISSLVLYLASDESRFISGSSIAIDGGETAGNNLRQDS; this is encoded by the coding sequence ATGACCGACACTGACAACGCCACCAGCGCACCTGCCGCCGCAACCCCCGTCACGAGCGACAACACAGCCTCCCGGGCCGCGAGCTTCTCTGGCCGTGTGGCGGGGAAGGTCGTGCTGATCTCCGGGGCGGCTCAGGGCATGGGCGCCTCGCACGCCCGCGCGCTGGCCGCGGCGGGAGCGAGCGTCGTGATCGGGGACCTCCAGGCAGAGGCCGGCACCGCCCTGGCCGAGGAGATCAATGCCTCCACAGGCCGGCGGGCCGCTGCCTTCACCCCGCTGAACGTGACGGACTTCGAGGGCTGGACGGCCGCCGTCGGGCACTGTGTCCGGGAGTTCGGGAAGCTGGACGTGCTGGTCAACAACGCGGGGATCTACACGCCCGGCAACGTGGAGGACGCCACGGTGGAGGATTGGTCCCGGACCATCGAGATCGACCTGACCGGGACGTTCCTCGGCATGAAGGCCGCGGTGCCGGATCTCAAGCAGCAGGAGACCTCCTCGATCATCAACGTCTCTTCGATCGCCGGGCTGGTCGGCTTCAAGAACCGTGCCGCCTACTCCGCCGCGAAATGGGGTGTGCAGGGGCTGACTAAGACGTCAGCGCTGGACTTCGGCGCTGACGGGATCCGGGTGAACTCCATCCACCCGGGCTCCGTGGAGACGCCCCTGACCGCCGGCCTCCAGCGCGGCTTCGGGCAGGTGCCGGCCGGCCGGGCTGCCCAGGTTGAGGAGATCAGCTCGCTGGTGCTCTACCTGGCCTCGGACGAGTCCCGGTTCATCTCGGGTTCCTCGATCGCCATCGACGGCGGCGAGACCGCGGGCAACAACCTGCGTCAGGACTCCTGA
- a CDS encoding IclR family transcriptional regulator, giving the protein MANSSSGESVIHRVVRILAAFSDDTPALHLRELARQIDLPVSTVHRLAAELEIEGLLVRDASGRLRHGHRLWEMASRGSRAAGLREEALPIMEDLLAHTGHHVSLGVLEGTDVLYIERLASEESVVNITRIAGRLPVHGCSAGLVFMAFAPEVDQERFLSRRLEKLTDATVTDPDQLRGLLATIRKNGYCSMAGIIVTESSGISVPIFAGRESPVATLSAIVPRGQENLPGLVPQMQMTARALERRLGHDPAVPGMKRRSQPASR; this is encoded by the coding sequence GTGGCCAACTCGTCTTCCGGTGAATCCGTCATCCACCGAGTGGTGCGGATCCTGGCGGCCTTCAGTGATGACACTCCGGCCCTTCATCTGCGGGAGTTGGCCCGCCAGATCGACCTGCCGGTGTCCACGGTGCACCGGCTGGCGGCGGAGCTCGAGATCGAAGGGCTCCTGGTCCGGGATGCCTCCGGCCGTTTGCGGCACGGGCACCGACTGTGGGAGATGGCCTCACGCGGCTCCCGGGCGGCCGGCCTGCGAGAAGAGGCACTGCCCATCATGGAGGACCTGCTGGCCCACACCGGTCACCATGTGTCCTTGGGCGTGCTCGAAGGCACCGATGTGTTGTACATCGAGCGGCTGGCCTCCGAGGAATCCGTGGTGAACATCACCAGAATCGCCGGACGCCTCCCCGTCCACGGGTGCTCTGCCGGCCTGGTCTTCATGGCCTTCGCGCCAGAGGTGGATCAAGAGCGGTTCTTGAGCCGGCGGCTGGAGAAGCTGACGGATGCCACCGTCACGGACCCGGACCAGTTGCGGGGCCTGCTCGCCACCATCCGGAAGAACGGGTATTGCTCCATGGCTGGGATCATCGTCACGGAATCCAGTGGCATCTCGGTGCCGATCTTCGCCGGGCGGGAGAGCCCCGTGGCCACCCTCTCGGCGATCGTTCCGCGGGGTCAGGAGAATCTCCCGGGATTGGTGCCGCAGATGCAGATGACCGCCCGGGCCCTCGAACGCCGCCTGGGCCATGATCCCGCCGTGCCCGGGATGAAGCGTCGGAGCCAGCCCGCCAGTCGCTGA
- a CDS encoding FAD-dependent oxidoreductase, with the protein MRLLTADPAEAAKTTGRYDVVVVGSGAAALTAAATAARAGQSVLVLEKSELLGGTSAVSGGMLWVVDNHYAREAGIADSKAAGREYVEAVARGRGRAELLDAALDHGDTMLRFAEDELGVRFIFLDNFPDYRQDLPGAVTGGRTVEPELFNYREALGDLAEYLRSDGRHPYTMQEYEDWGAFTTFPWDELNERQAQGYAAKGHALVAMLLAACLERGVQFAVDARVERLLTTGTHDCGAGTSAGRVAGVVLADGTEVQANAGVMLAAGGFEWDKALADSMLATRLYTMCSPPSNTGDALKMAQRIGAMTRGTREAWWAPMSLTGGMRDGEQIGSLLRFERQGPGSIMVNRHGQRFANEAQNYNDLARVLQSWDSANNQTLNTPAHVVFDQSYLERYGILDHRAGQPTPEWLIEAPTLAELAQRTGMPAQALEATVARFNEHATMGEDPDFGRGTSEYDRYWGDAENQWPNPSLGPLQYGPYYALEVVNGAFGTCGGVATDGDGQVLDVDGAPIAGLFAAGNTTESPYAAGYPGAGATLGPLMTMAYLAGRRLAGQPAEYTGDDAVHAPDADRSGSRDLEEVSA; encoded by the coding sequence ATGCGCCTGCTCACCGCAGACCCCGCCGAGGCCGCGAAGACCACGGGCCGCTACGACGTCGTGGTCGTCGGCTCCGGTGCCGCCGCACTGACCGCCGCCGCCACGGCCGCCCGCGCCGGCCAGTCCGTGCTCGTGCTGGAGAAGTCCGAGCTGCTCGGCGGCACCTCCGCCGTCTCCGGCGGCATGCTCTGGGTGGTGGATAACCACTACGCCCGTGAGGCCGGGATCGCTGACTCCAAGGCCGCCGGCCGCGAGTACGTGGAGGCCGTGGCCCGGGGCCGCGGCCGCGCCGAGCTGCTGGACGCCGCCCTGGACCACGGGGACACCATGCTCCGCTTCGCCGAGGACGAGCTTGGCGTGCGCTTCATCTTCCTGGACAACTTCCCGGACTACCGCCAGGATCTGCCCGGTGCCGTCACGGGCGGCCGCACGGTGGAGCCGGAGCTGTTCAATTACCGCGAGGCCCTCGGCGATCTGGCCGAGTACCTGCGCAGCGACGGCCGCCACCCGTACACCATGCAGGAGTACGAGGACTGGGGTGCCTTCACCACCTTCCCCTGGGACGAGCTAAACGAGCGCCAGGCCCAGGGCTATGCCGCCAAGGGCCATGCCCTCGTGGCCATGCTGCTCGCAGCCTGCCTCGAGCGCGGCGTGCAGTTCGCCGTGGACGCCCGCGTGGAGCGGTTGCTGACCACTGGGACCCACGACTGCGGCGCGGGCACCTCCGCGGGGCGCGTGGCTGGCGTCGTGCTGGCGGACGGGACCGAGGTCCAGGCGAACGCCGGCGTGATGCTGGCCGCGGGTGGCTTCGAGTGGGACAAGGCCCTGGCCGACTCCATGCTCGCCACCCGGCTCTACACCATGTGCTCCCCGCCCTCGAACACGGGCGACGCCCTGAAGATGGCCCAGCGCATCGGCGCCATGACCCGCGGCACCCGTGAGGCCTGGTGGGCGCCCATGTCCCTGACCGGTGGGATGCGGGACGGCGAGCAGATCGGCTCGCTGCTGCGCTTCGAGCGCCAGGGCCCCGGCTCCATCATGGTCAACCGCCACGGCCAGCGCTTCGCCAACGAGGCGCAGAACTACAACGACCTGGCGCGCGTGCTGCAGTCCTGGGACTCCGCCAACAACCAGACGCTGAACACCCCGGCGCACGTGGTCTTCGACCAGTCCTACCTGGAGCGCTACGGCATCCTGGACCACCGGGCCGGTCAGCCCACCCCGGAGTGGCTCATCGAGGCACCCACCCTGGCCGAACTGGCGCAGAGGACCGGCATGCCCGCCCAGGCCCTCGAGGCCACGGTGGCGCGGTTCAACGAGCACGCCACAATGGGGGAGGACCCTGACTTCGGTCGCGGCACCTCGGAGTACGACCGCTACTGGGGGGACGCCGAGAACCAGTGGCCCAACCCCTCCCTCGGCCCGCTGCAGTACGGCCCGTACTACGCCCTCGAGGTAGTCAACGGCGCCTTCGGCACCTGCGGCGGCGTGGCCACGGACGGCGACGGCCAGGTGCTGGACGTGGACGGTGCCCCGATCGCGGGCCTGTTCGCCGCCGGCAACACCACCGAGAGCCCCTACGCCGCCGGCTACCCGGGCGCCGGGGCCACCCTCGGCCCGCTGATGACCATGGCCTACCTGGCCGGCCGCCGGCTGGCGGGCCAGCCCGCCGAGTACACCGGGGACGACGCCGTCCACGCGCCGGACGCTGACCGGTCCGGTTCCCGAGACCTCGAGGAGGTGTCCGCATGA
- a CDS encoding Dabb family protein, giving the protein MIRHIVMFRWKDSFTEDIRAQWIDGLDRLQGEISGLLALQHGPDVLKTDKSWDHVIIADFEDREALAVYNTHPAHEAIKPFSLPNVRDLAYVDLELPAGNAGSTLTHSTPTTEDDS; this is encoded by the coding sequence ATGATCCGGCATATCGTGATGTTCCGCTGGAAGGACTCCTTCACCGAGGACATCCGCGCCCAGTGGATCGATGGCCTGGACAGGCTCCAGGGCGAGATCTCCGGCCTGCTCGCACTGCAGCACGGCCCGGACGTCCTGAAGACGGACAAGTCCTGGGACCACGTCATCATCGCCGACTTCGAGGACCGTGAGGCCCTCGCCGTCTACAACACCCACCCCGCCCACGAGGCCATCAAGCCCTTCTCCCTGCCGAACGTGCGGGACCTGGCCTACGTGGACCTCGAGCTTCCCGCCGGCAACGCCGGCAGCACCCTCACCCACTCCACCCCCACCACCGAGGACGACTCATGA
- a CDS encoding MFS transporter — MSTTTPSPTGTGAHAGRTGAADPADVVTEHQGTPKKAALASFLGSTMEYYDFFIYGTAAALVFPQLFFPGGDPAIAAIASFATFGVAYIARPLGGLVMGHFGDRLGRKNVLLVTLMIMGLASLAIGVLPTFDSIGIWATVLLVVARLAQGFSAGAESAGASSLTIEHSPEGRRGFFTSFVMMGYAAGMVLSTVVFIPIAALPEEALMSWGWRIPFLLSIFVLAIAFYVRTKLDETPVFEEEVAEAGEVKKLPAGEVLKYQGGDVFRVLLMSAFSVMQTIFTVFGLSYAVDHGGFERTDILTVNAVAVGLSMVFMPFAGRLSDRIGRKPLMLTAMIGCSVSIFLYFLALGTGNIWLVFAASFLFMTVLYSGFNGVWTSFFGELFAAPVRYTGMAMGNQLGLMVAGFGPMIGGMLLGAGTFGWVPVAIFGCVVALIAAVACFSSRETAHTPIAELGEPYLKGTGRI; from the coding sequence ATGAGCACCACCACCCCCTCTCCCACCGGAACCGGCGCCCACGCCGGCCGGACCGGTGCAGCCGACCCGGCCGACGTCGTGACGGAGCACCAGGGCACGCCGAAGAAGGCGGCCCTGGCCTCCTTCCTGGGCTCCACCATGGAGTACTACGACTTCTTCATCTACGGCACCGCCGCCGCCCTGGTGTTCCCGCAGTTGTTCTTCCCGGGCGGCGACCCGGCCATCGCGGCCATCGCCTCCTTCGCCACGTTCGGCGTGGCGTACATCGCCCGTCCGCTCGGCGGCCTGGTGATGGGCCACTTCGGGGACCGGCTGGGCCGCAAGAACGTGCTGCTGGTGACCCTGATGATCATGGGACTGGCCTCCCTGGCGATCGGCGTGCTGCCGACCTTCGACTCGATCGGCATCTGGGCCACCGTGCTGCTGGTGGTGGCCCGTCTGGCGCAGGGCTTCTCCGCCGGCGCCGAGTCCGCGGGGGCCTCCTCGCTGACGATCGAGCACTCCCCGGAGGGCCGCCGCGGCTTCTTCACGTCCTTCGTGATGATGGGCTACGCGGCCGGCATGGTGCTCTCCACCGTGGTGTTCATCCCCATCGCGGCCCTGCCGGAAGAGGCGCTGATGAGCTGGGGCTGGCGGATCCCGTTCCTGCTCTCCATCTTCGTGCTGGCCATCGCCTTCTACGTGAGGACCAAGCTGGACGAGACCCCCGTCTTCGAGGAGGAGGTGGCGGAGGCCGGCGAGGTCAAGAAGCTGCCCGCCGGTGAGGTGCTGAAGTACCAGGGCGGGGACGTGTTCCGCGTGCTGCTGATGTCCGCGTTCTCCGTGATGCAGACGATCTTCACCGTGTTCGGGCTGTCCTACGCCGTGGACCACGGCGGCTTCGAGCGAACGGACATCCTCACCGTCAACGCGGTGGCCGTGGGCCTGTCCATGGTGTTCATGCCGTTCGCCGGCAGGCTCTCGGACCGGATCGGGCGTAAGCCGCTGATGCTGACCGCCATGATCGGCTGCTCCGTGAGCATCTTCCTGTACTTCCTGGCCCTGGGCACCGGGAACATCTGGCTGGTGTTCGCCGCCTCCTTCCTGTTCATGACCGTGCTGTACTCCGGCTTCAACGGCGTGTGGACCTCCTTCTTCGGCGAGCTGTTCGCCGCCCCGGTCCGCTACACCGGCATGGCCATGGGCAACCAGCTGGGCCTGATGGTGGCCGGCTTCGGCCCGATGATCGGCGGCATGCTGCTCGGTGCGGGCACGTTCGGCTGGGTCCCCGTGGCCATCTTCGGCTGCGTGGTGGCCCTGATCGCCGCCGTGGCCTGCTTCTCCTCCCGGGAGACCGCCCACACCCCCATCGCCGAGCTCGGCGAGCCCTACCTCAAGGGCACCGGCCGGATCTGA
- a CDS encoding FAD-dependent oxidoreductase — translation MTENTPAADRTQTVHKCDVLVVGSGAAGMATALRAAHDGLNVIVAEKSEHFGGTTALSAGWSWVPGNPKGTAATGDTRAEAETYLKALSGDCYDEEGVAGFLDTVPEAVDFFEDNTSVVFSYPEKAPDYQMDLPGAKLGGRAILPSDADIRMLGSRRKELQPYLSSYTVFGYMPQVGPDMATILKANQSVKAFTYTASKLLRTWVDTALFQQPLKRTNGSALMTRMVASALDAGVRVWTSTPVEELVTNDDGAVTGAVLSGERAGTVQARLGVVLAGGGFSGDAELRKQYFPHDRNGGQHFTPTQGHDGSSARMAMAVGGRINADVSSPGSWAPVTVFKDLVTRAQRLFPHLRQIGLPGMITVDKHGKRFGNEALSYHDFGRQMLDHMSGEREVFAWIVGDEKLMRKYGIGFAKPTPIPRQLFYAADYLVKGETVEELAGKIGVDAEGLKATLATFNRDAEAGEDTEFGRGSTAYNHFRGDMDHKPNPNLATIDKAPFYAAKVRMGDLGSFAGIDVDSRHAVIREDGKRIPGLYSVGAAAVSVFGGGYPGYGSHIGPALVFGYRMGRDIAELAAESGSAEALERAMEVKA, via the coding sequence ATGACTGAGAACACCCCCGCCGCAGACCGAACCCAGACCGTGCACAAGTGCGACGTCCTGGTGGTGGGCTCCGGCGCCGCCGGCATGGCCACCGCCCTGCGCGCCGCCCATGACGGGCTGAACGTGATCGTGGCGGAGAAGTCCGAGCACTTCGGCGGCACCACGGCCCTGTCCGCGGGCTGGTCCTGGGTGCCGGGCAACCCGAAGGGCACCGCCGCCACGGGGGACACCCGGGCCGAGGCCGAGACCTACCTGAAGGCGCTCTCCGGGGACTGCTACGACGAGGAGGGCGTGGCCGGGTTCCTGGACACCGTGCCGGAAGCTGTTGACTTCTTCGAGGACAACACCTCCGTGGTGTTCTCCTACCCGGAGAAGGCCCCGGACTACCAGATGGACCTGCCCGGGGCGAAGCTCGGCGGCCGCGCGATCCTGCCGAGCGACGCGGACATCCGGATGCTCGGCTCCCGGCGCAAGGAGCTGCAGCCCTACCTGAGCTCCTACACCGTGTTCGGGTACATGCCGCAGGTGGGCCCGGACATGGCCACCATCCTCAAGGCCAACCAGTCCGTGAAGGCCTTCACCTACACCGCCTCGAAGCTGCTGCGCACCTGGGTGGACACCGCCCTGTTCCAGCAGCCCCTCAAGCGCACCAACGGCTCGGCGCTGATGACCCGCATGGTCGCCTCCGCGCTGGACGCCGGGGTGCGGGTGTGGACCTCCACTCCGGTGGAGGAACTGGTGACGAACGACGACGGCGCCGTCACCGGCGCGGTCCTCTCCGGTGAGCGGGCCGGCACCGTGCAGGCCCGGCTCGGCGTGGTGCTGGCTGGCGGCGGGTTCTCCGGGGATGCGGAACTGCGGAAGCAGTACTTCCCGCACGACCGCAATGGCGGGCAGCACTTCACCCCGACCCAGGGCCATGACGGCTCCTCGGCCCGGATGGCGATGGCTGTGGGCGGGCGGATCAACGCGGACGTCTCCTCCCCGGGCTCCTGGGCCCCGGTGACGGTGTTCAAGGACCTGGTCACGCGCGCCCAGCGGCTCTTCCCGCACCTGCGCCAGATCGGGCTGCCCGGCATGATCACCGTGGACAAGCACGGCAAGCGCTTCGGCAACGAGGCCCTGAGCTACCACGACTTCGGCCGGCAGATGCTGGACCACATGTCCGGTGAGCGCGAGGTGTTCGCGTGGATCGTGGGCGATGAGAAGCTGATGCGCAAGTACGGCATCGGCTTCGCCAAGCCAACCCCGATCCCGCGCCAGCTGTTCTACGCCGCGGACTACCTGGTCAAGGGCGAGACCGTGGAGGAACTGGCCGGGAAGATCGGCGTGGACGCTGAAGGGCTGAAGGCCACCCTGGCCACGTTCAACCGGGACGCCGAGGCCGGCGAGGACACCGAGTTCGGCCGCGGCTCCACCGCGTACAACCACTTCCGCGGGGACATGGACCACAAGCCCAACCCGAACCTGGCGACCATCGACAAGGCCCCGTTCTACGCCGCCAAGGTGCGGATGGGGGACCTGGGCTCCTTCGCCGGGATCGACGTGGACTCCCGCCACGCCGTGATCCGCGAGGACGGGAAGCGCATCCCGGGGCTGTACTCCGTGGGTGCCGCGGCTGTCTCGGTATTCGGCGGCGGGTACCCGGGCTACGGCTCGCACATCGGCCCGGCCCTGGTGTTCGGCTACCGCATGGGCCGGGACATCGCCGAGCTCGCCGCCGAGTCCGGCTCCGCCGAGGCCCTGGAGCGGGCCATGGAGGTCAAGGCTTGA
- a CDS encoding SDR family NAD(P)-dependent oxidoreductase, whose translation MSLADSLGAGAGTSSEQRPDAGPRPRAPFTPGAGLGVDPLPFAGRTAVVTGAAGGIGAATARMLAVRGAAVVIGDVDPRAAEVVSEIEGAGGRALSVRCDVAKEDSVAALMDAAAEFGGATGGAGGSGNVDVLVANAGIAERKGHLHELDVDHWHAVLDIDLTGVALSLKHALRHMAAADDGRGSGTVVAVSSILGLVGQAGSAPYSAAKAGVANLVRSAGLGYAPTGIRVNAVAPGYVETPLTAGLDESVRSQMTARQPIGRLGTPEEVAEVICFLASDAAGFVTGAVWSVDGGYVAQ comes from the coding sequence TTGAGCCTGGCCGATTCGCTGGGGGCCGGCGCCGGGACGTCTTCTGAACAGAGGCCCGACGCCGGCCCCCGGCCGCGTGCCCCGTTCACCCCGGGCGCGGGGCTGGGTGTGGATCCCTTGCCGTTCGCGGGGCGCACGGCGGTGGTGACCGGCGCGGCCGGTGGCATCGGGGCGGCGACCGCCCGGATGCTGGCTGTCCGCGGGGCCGCCGTGGTGATCGGGGACGTGGATCCGCGGGCCGCGGAGGTGGTGTCTGAGATCGAGGGCGCTGGGGGCCGGGCGCTGTCCGTGCGGTGCGACGTGGCCAAGGAGGATTCCGTGGCGGCGCTGATGGATGCGGCTGCGGAGTTCGGCGGCGCGACCGGTGGCGCCGGTGGGTCCGGGAACGTGGACGTGCTGGTGGCCAACGCTGGCATCGCCGAGCGCAAGGGGCACCTGCACGAGCTGGACGTGGACCACTGGCACGCCGTGCTGGACATCGACCTGACCGGGGTGGCGCTGTCCCTGAAGCACGCGCTGCGGCACATGGCTGCTGCAGATGACGGCCGGGGGAGCGGAACCGTCGTGGCGGTTTCCTCGATCCTCGGACTCGTCGGCCAGGCCGGCTCCGCCCCGTACTCGGCGGCGAAGGCCGGGGTGGCCAACCTGGTCCGCTCCGCGGGTTTGGGCTACGCACCCACGGGGATCCGCGTCAATGCAGTGGCTCCGGGCTACGTGGAGACGCCGTTGACCGCCGGGCTGGATGAGTCGGTGCGTTCCCAGATGACCGCCCGCCAGCCGATCGGCCGCCTGGGTACTCCCGAGGAGGTCGCGGAGGTCATCTGCTTCCTGGCCTCGGATGCCGCCGGTTTCGTCACGGGCGCCGTGTGGTCCGTGGATGGCGGATACGTGGCGCAGTAG
- a CDS encoding IclR family transcriptional regulator codes for MVSRVAMILESFDSSVELSASEIGRATGIPLPSAHRILQELVRVGFLEQDEGSRGYRLGLHLWELARRNSTHLELRDAAIPHLERLQSRFRCIAQLAVLQGTDIVYLEQVGDPSSVPNVTRAGIRLPAVACSPGLVLAAFSSPDRQQEVLNSKKARFTDHTVVDKGRLQEIVLKAQQEHSVTVDGWLHPETSGIAVPVFMSSGTAIASCSVLVRSDSPGRNAIKEQLMLTGRELAKTIKTRRIGVPDSSLEMLKMRLRSLSSSRKIWPAPGTAAGPE; via the coding sequence ATGGTTTCCCGCGTCGCCATGATCCTGGAGAGCTTCGACTCGTCTGTTGAACTGAGCGCCTCAGAGATCGGACGCGCCACGGGCATCCCGCTTCCGTCTGCCCATCGAATCCTTCAAGAGCTGGTCAGAGTCGGCTTCCTTGAACAAGATGAAGGCAGCCGAGGTTATCGGCTGGGTCTGCACCTCTGGGAGTTGGCTCGTCGAAACTCCACGCATCTGGAACTTCGAGACGCCGCCATTCCTCATCTGGAGCGCCTGCAGTCGCGATTTCGCTGCATCGCCCAGTTGGCGGTTCTCCAGGGGACCGACATCGTCTATCTCGAGCAGGTGGGCGATCCGAGCTCCGTCCCCAATGTCACCCGCGCTGGCATCCGGCTGCCCGCGGTGGCCTGCTCGCCGGGCCTTGTTCTCGCGGCCTTCTCGTCTCCTGATCGCCAGCAAGAGGTCCTGAATTCGAAGAAGGCGCGATTCACCGATCACACTGTGGTCGACAAGGGCCGGTTACAGGAAATCGTGCTCAAAGCCCAGCAGGAGCACTCGGTCACTGTTGACGGCTGGCTGCACCCGGAGACGTCTGGGATTGCCGTGCCCGTCTTTATGAGTTCTGGAACGGCCATCGCGTCCTGTTCCGTTCTTGTCCGCAGCGACTCTCCCGGCCGCAATGCCATCAAGGAACAATTGATGCTGACCGGGCGAGAACTCGCGAAGACGATCAAGACTCGGCGAATCGGCGTACCCGACTCCTCGTTGGAGATGCTCAAGATGCGGCTCAGGTCTTTATCCTCAAGCAGGAAGATCTGGCCTGCCCCCGGGACTGCTGCCGGCCCTGAGTGA